Proteins encoded by one window of Streptomyces clavuligerus:
- a CDS encoding PQQ-binding-like beta-propeller repeat protein, whose translation MSQPPSPPPQGGFGAPQDPRQWSPQDRPEPPYQEPPHQEDRQGSFPHDPPEFRPGPPQDPRSAAPPPGPFLQEPVPGTGHLPPVHPQTPAPAPGPAYPQAPVPPPGTPYGQSPYGQPPYGGQQPYGQPGPGPQGPYGPVPTGVVAYGGAPQQPYPCTPAPPAPDTTGGHRRKGLRGRPGAVLAAGLAVLLLVGGGGYLALSGDKETAPEQRESQAEEQQEQQEQEGKEETEEKEEKGENGERAGGSGRSADDALNAGREDGEAKVSFVTKNDVDLPRNGVDAFGPWTAGDTVVRAVHRQITGYSTADGRKKWTLPVGTDICSATFNASADGKVVIGVKDGTGERAKCLDLRMVDIRTGTVGWKKTLRTGSGFRSLTEFTLTISGDTLGAAGLGNSFGLSLRDGRPLFEGPATGCKPFAFAGGPRLLAAVSCPTKDWKKPRQQLQELDAATGRVKWTYSAPEGWEVEKVFSADPVVVSLKQSREKKWGVVALTDRGTERSRIQGGKDRFQPRCGGNFVVLGEHLEGCAGVAADDDAFYIATQPERPGGANEVVAFDLDSGRETWRTPSGGGSTLLPLRMEGTDVLAYREPTYDRGGALTVIPPGGGAPRTLLRLQAATARTESSLYSPRLVYGGGTLFIASGRVSARDDAEELRTPTMMAFTR comes from the coding sequence GAGCCCCCTCACCAGGAGGACCGGCAGGGGTCCTTCCCGCACGATCCGCCGGAGTTCCGGCCCGGCCCGCCCCAGGACCCGCGTTCCGCCGCGCCCCCGCCGGGGCCGTTCCTCCAGGAGCCCGTGCCCGGGACGGGGCACCTTCCGCCCGTACACCCGCAGACGCCCGCGCCCGCGCCGGGTCCCGCGTACCCGCAGGCGCCCGTACCCCCGCCCGGCACCCCGTACGGGCAGTCCCCCTACGGGCAGCCCCCGTACGGCGGGCAGCAGCCGTACGGGCAGCCGGGCCCCGGCCCGCAGGGCCCCTACGGCCCCGTCCCCACCGGCGTGGTCGCGTACGGCGGCGCCCCGCAGCAGCCGTACCCCTGCACCCCCGCCCCGCCCGCCCCGGACACCACCGGCGGCCACCGGCGGAAGGGCCTCCGCGGCAGGCCCGGCGCGGTTCTCGCGGCGGGCCTCGCCGTGCTGCTCCTGGTCGGCGGCGGCGGGTATCTCGCCCTCTCCGGGGACAAGGAGACAGCGCCGGAACAGAGGGAGAGCCAGGCGGAGGAGCAGCAGGAACAGCAGGAGCAGGAGGGGAAGGAAGAGACGGAAGAGAAGGAAGAGAAGGGGGAGAACGGGGAACGGGCGGGCGGCTCCGGGCGGAGCGCGGACGACGCCCTCAACGCGGGCCGCGAGGACGGCGAGGCGAAAGTCTCGTTCGTGACGAAGAACGACGTCGACCTGCCCCGCAACGGCGTCGACGCCTTCGGCCCCTGGACCGCGGGCGACACCGTCGTCCGCGCGGTGCACCGGCAGATCACCGGCTACTCCACCGCCGACGGCCGCAAGAAGTGGACCCTCCCCGTCGGCACCGACATCTGCTCCGCCACGTTCAACGCGTCCGCCGACGGCAAGGTCGTCATCGGCGTCAAGGACGGCACCGGGGAGCGGGCCAAGTGCCTCGATCTGCGGATGGTCGACATCCGCACCGGCACCGTGGGCTGGAAGAAGACCCTCCGCACCGGCTCCGGCTTCCGGTCCCTCACCGAGTTCACGCTCACCATCAGCGGTGACACCCTCGGCGCCGCCGGGCTCGGCAACTCCTTCGGCCTCTCGCTGCGCGACGGCCGCCCGCTCTTCGAGGGCCCCGCCACCGGCTGCAAGCCGTTCGCCTTCGCGGGCGGGCCCCGGCTGCTCGCCGCCGTGAGCTGCCCCACCAAGGACTGGAAGAAGCCCAGACAGCAGCTCCAGGAGCTGGACGCGGCCACCGGCCGGGTGAAGTGGACCTACAGCGCGCCCGAGGGCTGGGAGGTCGAGAAGGTCTTCTCCGCCGATCCGGTCGTCGTCTCGCTCAAGCAGAGCCGGGAGAAGAAGTGGGGTGTCGTCGCCCTCACGGACCGGGGCACCGAACGCTCCCGGATCCAGGGCGGGAAGGACCGGTTCCAGCCACGTTGCGGCGGCAATTTCGTGGTGCTCGGTGAGCATCTGGAGGGCTGCGCCGGCGTCGCGGCCGACGACGACGCCTTCTACATCGCCACCCAGCCCGAACGCCCCGGCGGCGCCAACGAGGTCGTCGCCTTCGACCTCGACAGCGGGCGCGAGACATGGCGCACCCCGTCGGGCGGCGGGAGCACCCTGCTGCCGCTGCGCATGGAGGGCACGGACGTCCTCGCCTACCGCGAGCCCACCTACGACCGGGGCGGCGCCCTGACGGTCATCCCGCCCGGCGGCGGCGCGCCCCGCACCCTGCTGCGGCTCCAGGCCGCCACCGCGCGGACCGAGTCCTCTCTCTACTCGCCGCGGCTGGTGTACGGGGGCGGCACCCTCTTCATCGCCAGTGGCCGGGTCAGTGCCCGTGACGACGCGGAGGAACTCCGGACCCCGACCATGATGGCCTTCACCCGGTGA